The following proteins are encoded in a genomic region of Candidatus Moraniibacteriota bacterium:
- a CDS encoding PIF1 family DEAD/DEAH box helicase, with product MKQKTALDILKLGHNVFLTGPAGSGKTFLLNQYIDYLKSKNIGVAVTASTGIAATHMNGQTIHSWSGMGIKDDLTQGDLHKLKGKFYYRKRFAKTGVLIIDEISMLHAHQLDMVNKVCKLFKDPFLPFGGLQVILCGDFFQLPPVAKENQKSKFVIESLAWQEMNPQICYLEEQYRQEDEKMTKILNAIRNQQVDDKILGLVLTRENKPIRSDIYPTRLFTHNANVDAINNLELDRIKEKPLAYKMHSDGNEKLVNIIKKGCLAPERLVLKIGAMVMFVKNNFDRGYVNGTLGKIIGFDENKLPIVETFSGKEIVATPEKWAIEEDDIVIASITQIPLRLAWAITVHKSQGMTLDAVEMDLSKSFEYGMGYVALSRLRTLDGIKLLGINETALEVNPEICELDKTLQELSEASVVEVSSLSWFNKRTKQKEFVKKVSKI from the coding sequence ATGAAGCAGAAAACCGCTCTGGACATTTTGAAATTGGGACACAATGTGTTCCTGACAGGCCCCGCCGGAAGCGGGAAAACTTTTTTATTGAACCAATATATCGATTATCTCAAAAGCAAAAATATCGGAGTGGCGGTGACAGCCTCCACTGGAATTGCCGCGACTCACATGAACGGGCAAACCATCCACAGCTGGTCAGGAATGGGCATCAAGGATGATCTGACTCAAGGGGATTTGCATAAACTCAAAGGCAAATTCTATTATCGCAAACGCTTTGCCAAAACTGGCGTCCTTATCATAGACGAAATATCCATGCTTCATGCTCATCAGTTGGATATGGTCAACAAAGTTTGCAAACTTTTCAAAGACCCATTCTTGCCATTTGGCGGATTGCAGGTAATTTTATGCGGAGATTTTTTTCAGCTTCCGCCAGTTGCCAAAGAAAACCAAAAATCCAAGTTTGTAATTGAGTCTTTGGCTTGGCAGGAAATGAATCCGCAAATCTGTTATCTGGAAGAACAATACCGCCAAGAGGATGAAAAGATGACTAAAATTCTTAATGCCATCAGAAACCAGCAGGTGGATGATAAGATTTTGGGTTTAGTTTTGACGAGAGAAAATAAGCCGATCAGAAGCGATATTTATCCGACTAGGCTTTTTACTCACAACGCCAATGTGGATGCTATCAATAATTTAGAGCTGGACAGAATCAAAGAAAAACCTTTAGCCTACAAGATGCACTCGGACGGCAATGAAAAATTGGTGAACATCATCAAAAAAGGATGCCTTGCTCCGGAACGGCTAGTGCTGAAAATTGGAGCGATGGTGATGTTTGTCAAAAACAATTTTGATCGCGGTTATGTTAACGGCACCTTAGGAAAAATCATTGGCTTTGACGAAAACAAATTGCCGATAGTGGAAACTTTTTCAGGAAAGGAAATTGTAGCGACTCCAGAAAAATGGGCGATTGAAGAAGATGATATAGTGATCGCATCTATCACTCAAATTCCACTTCGTTTGGCTTGGGCAATTACGGTTCACAAAAGTCAGGGAATGACACTGGACGCGGTGGAAATGGATTTGAGCAAATCATTCGAATACGGAATGGGATATGTGGCGTTGTCGCGCCTGCGAACTTTGGATGGTATAAAGCTTTTGGGAATCAATGAAACCGCGCTAGAAGTTAATCCTGAAATTTGCGAACTGGACAAAACACTTCAGGAGTTATCTGAAGCCAGTGTGGTGGAAGTATCAAGCTTAAGCTGGTTTAATAAGAGGACGAAGCAGAAGGAGTTTGTGAAGAAGGTTTCAAAGATTTAG
- a CDS encoding terminase large subunit produces MTKIKPITREKLIEYKKDIVVFLQEQYILEDGKPIKLEEFQKKILRDIFQTKNTNGFRKYNLVLIGVPKKNGKSTMASAVALYSLFTEMNGEVYGAAGDKDQAKIIFQMTKRAIERNPILLDSVRIYKDEIVVPSTNSVYRVLSADAPTAHGLNPSCVIFDELWNQPNRDLYDALTQSPVRKEPLTFVVTYAGTDQTSLLYDIYQTGMQKRDSKMYFFWSENNLASWVNEEYLEQQRMRLPAGVYQRLHENKWVQGENAFIQKSEVEACKDYALKPQLNGRENIKYYLAVDLGLIRDRTVLTICHKDKNDNLIYLDFIKTYQGTKKNPVLISDIESDILWANQNFNIRKAILDIWQMKNSAQKLKRMGVRIEEFTFTSSTIQKLSQNLFYLFHNSLIRIFPCKLLEDELLSLNAEEKSYGWRLDHKSGGFSDHVISLGMSSMFAIQDERASAGVLISESPTFEEFEAQLKKEEQLRGKVIEAGVKKPEHIKPKQSFPTLKELEEFRARKYIL; encoded by the coding sequence ATGACGAAGATTAAACCCATCACCAGAGAAAAACTGATTGAATACAAAAAAGACATTGTTGTCTTTCTTCAGGAACAATACATCCTAGAAGATGGTAAGCCGATTAAACTGGAGGAATTTCAAAAGAAAATCCTCAGAGATATTTTCCAGACCAAAAATACAAATGGTTTCAGGAAATACAACCTGGTTTTGATTGGCGTGCCAAAAAAGAATGGAAAATCCACGATGGCATCGGCAGTGGCTTTGTATTCCTTGTTTACTGAAATGAACGGCGAAGTTTACGGAGCGGCAGGCGACAAGGATCAGGCCAAAATTATTTTCCAGATGACCAAGCGAGCCATTGAAAGAAATCCCATTTTGCTTGATTCAGTGAGAATCTACAAAGATGAAATTGTGGTTCCCAGCACAAACAGTGTCTATCGCGTTCTCTCCGCTGACGCCCCAACTGCCCATGGTTTGAATCCCTCCTGCGTGATTTTCGATGAACTTTGGAATCAACCCAATCGTGACCTGTATGACGCGCTAACGCAAAGTCCAGTCCGAAAAGAACCGCTGACTTTTGTGGTAACTTACGCCGGAACAGACCAGACCAGTTTGCTCTATGACATCTATCAGACAGGAATGCAAAAGCGAGACTCCAAAATGTATTTTTTCTGGAGTGAAAATAATTTGGCGAGCTGGGTGAATGAGGAATATCTGGAACAGCAACGGATGCGTCTGCCAGCTGGAGTGTATCAACGACTCCATGAGAACAAGTGGGTGCAGGGTGAAAATGCGTTCATTCAAAAATCGGAAGTGGAAGCCTGTAAAGATTATGCTTTGAAGCCCCAGCTTAACGGCAGGGAAAATATAAAGTATTATCTGGCAGTGGATTTGGGATTAATCCGCGACAGAACAGTTTTGACGATTTGCCACAAAGATAAAAATGATAACCTTATTTATCTCGACTTCATCAAAACTTATCAAGGCACCAAAAAGAACCCGGTGCTCATCAGCGACATTGAGTCGGATATCCTTTGGGCGAATCAAAATTTCAACATCAGAAAAGCCATTTTGGATATCTGGCAGATGAAAAACAGCGCCCAGAAATTAAAAAGGATGGGAGTGAGAATAGAAGAATTTACATTCACATCAAGCACTATTCAGAAATTATCCCAGAACCTCTTCTACTTGTTTCATAATTCTCTCATCAGAATTTTCCCTTGCAAATTGCTGGAAGATGAACTACTGAGTCTGAACGCCGAAGAAAAATCGTATGGTTGGAGATTGGATCATAAGTCGGGAGGATTTTCTGACCATGTCATAAGTCTTGGGATGAGCAGTATGTTCGCCATCCAAGATGAACGGGCGAGTGCTGGAGTGCTCATTTCCGAAAGTCCAACTTTTGAAGAGTTCGAAGCCCAGCTCAAAAAAGAGGAACAGTTACGAGGCAAGGTCATTGAAGCAGGAGTAAAGAAGCCAGAACATATTAAACCTAAACAATCCTTTCCCACACTCAAAGAGTTGGAAGAGTTTCGGGCAAGGAAATACATTCTATGA
- a CDS encoding ParB/RepB/Spo0J family partition protein: MTNQKIYSEVKLVPIGEIKPSPFENANEFSEELYEALKTDIDEYGLVGQALVVNSKDNTLIDGHHRLKVMQELGYTEVPVVFYEPKDGIEHKILSIAWNRKRGTFNEQILHNTIKSIHDSGVYGLEELAVRLGFNYSEIQEKLEAIKIDENLIKKLESDAKEQEEALPVLMTFSLSKKDAELVEEALEWAKQKTRGEALAKACAMYLGFAKE, encoded by the coding sequence ATGACAAACCAAAAAATCTATTCAGAAGTAAAACTAGTTCCCATTGGGGAAATTAAGCCCAGCCCTTTTGAAAATGCCAATGAGTTTTCCGAAGAACTTTACGAGGCACTGAAAACAGATATTGACGAATATGGATTAGTCGGACAAGCCTTGGTGGTAAATTCCAAGGACAATACGCTGATTGACGGACACCACCGGCTCAAGGTGATGCAGGAGCTTGGATACACGGAAGTGCCAGTGGTATTTTACGAACCCAAGGATGGGATTGAACACAAAATTCTTTCCATCGCTTGGAACAGGAAACGCGGCACATTCAACGAACAGATACTACACAACACTATCAAAAGCATCCACGATTCAGGAGTATATGGTCTGGAAGAATTGGCTGTGAGATTGGGCTTCAACTATTCAGAAATTCAAGAAAAATTGGAAGCGATAAAAATTGACGAGAATTTGATTAAAAAACTGGAAAGTGATGCCAAAGAACAAGAGGAAGCATTGCCAGTCTTAATGACATTTTCACTGAGTAAAAAGGACGCTGAACTGGTGGAAGAAGCATTGGAATGGGCTAAACAAAAGACCAGAGGAGAAGCGTTAGCGAAGGCGTGTGCGATGTATCTTGGCTTCGCCAAGGAATAG
- a CDS encoding tyrosine-type recombinase/integrase, with amino-acid sequence MDHIKDYLDYLKLERCLSEHTVRVYKNNLHEFRDYLGKSGSIRATKRKDIRAFLFSLANQPITKRLKQTTLRNFFRFLEDENIIRDNPMKNLPMPKVISREPSYLSELEVRKLIGAVEKDESKFQPRNEVAVRILAETGFRLSELTNISLNDINLENKTIRIRRKGNVEQVVPINKRLAKLLKVFMKGKKPNEPLIKSSLGKRMTARRVSLMLQKYLEKAGVARKGISVHSLRHSYCVRLLEKGASLRATQILLGHKSIATTERYMHLTKNQLAKEVKLSQID; translated from the coding sequence ATGGATCATATCAAAGACTATTTGGATTACCTGAAACTGGAGCGGTGCTTAAGCGAGCACACGGTCAGGGTCTACAAAAACAATCTGCATGAGTTTCGTGATTATTTAGGAAAGAGCGGTTCAATTAGGGCGACAAAGAGGAAAGACATCCGAGCCTTCCTCTTTTCGTTAGCCAATCAGCCGATTACCAAAAGATTGAAACAAACGACCCTGCGAAATTTCTTCAGATTCTTGGAAGACGAAAATATCATCAGAGATAATCCGATGAAAAATCTGCCGATGCCCAAAGTAATCAGCCGTGAGCCAAGTTATCTTTCAGAATTAGAAGTCAGGAAATTGATTGGCGCGGTGGAAAAGGATGAGTCCAAGTTTCAACCAAGAAACGAGGTGGCAGTTAGGATTTTAGCCGAGACAGGCTTTCGACTCAGTGAATTGACCAATATAAGCCTCAACGACATCAATTTGGAAAACAAAACCATCCGTATTAGGCGGAAAGGCAATGTGGAACAGGTTGTGCCGATTAACAAAAGACTAGCCAAATTATTGAAAGTATTTATGAAGGGCAAAAAACCAAATGAACCGCTGATCAAAAGCAGTCTGGGGAAAAGAATGACTGCGAGGAGGGTTTCTTTGATGCTTCAGAAGTATTTGGAAAAAGCCGGAGTAGCAAGAAAAGGAATATCAGTCCATAGCCTTCGTCACAGCTATTGTGTGAGGCTTTTGGAAAAAGGGGCGAGTCTCCGGGCGACTCAGATTTTGCTCGGACATAAATCTATTGCTACGACGGAAAGATATATGCATCTCACTAAAAATCAGCTGGCGAAGGAAGTGAAGCTGTCCCAGATAGATTGA
- a CDS encoding Fic family protein: protein MQYLDKKIQKRIDDKLKLLNSFRPLPSSAVKKLREQFEVEMTYNSNAIEGNSLTLKETYLVINEGITIKGKPLKDHLEAKSHKEALDYLYSLVESGKNNTVSERFIRSLNQIVMQDIDKEWAGKYRNSGVIIGGADHKPPEALEIPRLMQNLISWVGDNSKKKMHPVELASILHHKLVYIHPFFDGNGRTSRLTMNIVLMQSGFPLVIVLKNDRKRYYRSLSLADKGDYVPFVNFIARAVERTLDIYLKILMPSKKGKEEFIPLAELAKDTKFTEKYLNQLARSGKLEAHKEGRNWLTSKDALKRYLDSRERKRK, encoded by the coding sequence ATGCAATATTTAGACAAAAAAATCCAAAAAAGAATTGATGACAAATTGAAGTTGCTGAATTCTTTTCGTCCACTGCCATCCTCTGCAGTTAAAAAACTCAGGGAACAATTTGAAGTGGAAATGACCTATAATTCCAATGCGATTGAGGGTAACAGTTTGACTCTCAAAGAAACCTATCTGGTCATCAATGAGGGCATAACCATCAAAGGCAAGCCACTAAAGGATCATCTTGAGGCTAAAAGCCACAAGGAGGCTTTGGACTATTTGTATTCACTGGTGGAAAGCGGAAAGAACAATACCGTGTCGGAAAGGTTTATTAGATCGCTGAATCAAATCGTGATGCAAGATATTGATAAAGAATGGGCGGGAAAATACCGAAACAGCGGGGTGATTATTGGTGGAGCGGATCACAAACCGCCGGAAGCTTTAGAGATTCCGAGACTGATGCAAAATCTTATCAGTTGGGTCGGGGATAACAGTAAGAAAAAAATGCACCCAGTGGAATTAGCCAGTATTTTGCACCACAAGTTGGTCTATATCCATCCCTTTTTTGACGGCAACGGCCGGACTTCACGCTTGACGATGAATATTGTTCTGATGCAGTCAGGATTTCCCCTGGTAATTGTCTTAAAGAATGATCGCAAAAGATATTATCGGTCGCTGTCTCTGGCAGATAAGGGCGACTATGTTCCGTTTGTGAACTTCATTGCTCGGGCGGTGGAGAGAACATTGGATATTTATCTGAAAATACTAATGCCAAGCAAGAAAGGCAAAGAGGAATTTATCCCGTTGGCAGAATTAGCCAAGGATACAAAATTTACGGAAAAATATCTGAATCAACTGGCTCGCAGTGGAAAACTGGAGGCGCACAAGGAAGGACGCAATTGGCTTACCTCCAAAGATGCACTGAAAAGATATTTGGACAGCAGGGAAAGAAAGAGGAAATAA
- a CDS encoding DNA adenine methylase — MKKYKFQSANFPYLGSKIRQSSTLASFVKPEKHKVLISPFAGGCSFELFAKHRLGLKIISNDWSLVSYVAQKALLENNTAKISLNDIYYLFRENTNDGFVRKNYNKFFTDEICEFLDRATENIRQLPDSYRKYLLSHLIIYYILHTLPYGKFGCTADIRNVKAVGMELAVAEAVKTSDSRANKLLKSVQHPLIILKKLVRGINAGVKNNNKVNVAYNEDVLEFLPKTREFENEAVMMADAPYFESTSYSMYDAFSEILLGKKIPKSNSAFNSKEVEEWFDKFFEACQHIDLWLLTYGAKVDEPGALHSDKFLEMVKKHRPNAKLLMLENFSWSINNLSGKSPRECEEFIVIAKK, encoded by the coding sequence ATGAAAAAGTATAAGTTTCAGTCGGCAAACTTTCCCTATCTGGGAAGCAAAATTAGGCAAAGTTCCACCTTGGCGAGTTTTGTAAAGCCAGAAAAGCACAAAGTGCTAATCAGTCCGTTTGCCGGCGGTTGTTCTTTTGAGCTATTCGCTAAACATAGGCTGGGATTGAAAATAATCTCTAATGATTGGTCTCTGGTTTCATATGTTGCCCAGAAAGCATTATTGGAAAATAACACCGCGAAAATATCGCTGAATGATATTTATTATCTCTTCAGAGAAAATACAAACGATGGTTTCGTCAGAAAAAATTACAACAAGTTTTTTACTGATGAAATTTGTGAATTTCTAGACAGAGCTACGGAGAATATTCGACAGCTTCCGGACAGCTACCGAAAATATCTACTTTCCCACTTAATAATCTATTATATTCTCCATACCCTGCCTTACGGCAAATTCGGATGCACCGCGGATATCAGGAATGTTAAGGCTGTGGGGATGGAATTGGCGGTGGCAGAAGCGGTGAAGACATCAGATTCGAGAGCCAATAAACTGCTGAAAAGTGTCCAACATCCGCTGATCATTCTCAAGAAATTGGTGAGGGGAATAAATGCCGGGGTGAAAAATAATAACAAGGTCAATGTGGCATACAACGAAGATGTGCTTGAATTCCTGCCCAAGACAAGGGAATTTGAAAATGAGGCTGTAATGATGGCGGACGCGCCATATTTCGAATCGACGAGTTATTCAATGTATGATGCTTTTTCAGAAATTCTGCTGGGCAAGAAAATCCCTAAAAGCAATAGTGCGTTCAACAGCAAAGAGGTAGAAGAGTGGTTTGATAAATTCTTTGAAGCCTGCCAGCACATTGATCTATGGCTCTTGACCTATGGAGCCAAGGTGGACGAGCCGGGCGCGCTTCATTCGGATAAGTTTCTGGAGATGGTCAAAAAACACCGACCAAATGCGAAACTGCTGATGCTGGAAAATTTCAGCTGGAGCATTAACAATTTATCAGGCAAGAGTCCCAGGGAATGCGAAGAATTTATCGTAATCGCAAAAAAGTAA